The Deltaproteobacteria bacterium genome includes a region encoding these proteins:
- a CDS encoding outer membrane lipoprotein-sorting protein translates to MKKLVQPIALALLLLPAAARGEAETCASILERSEDKLGMGVQSGKAVLELETHPRTGKPRQRSLEIQSMQEEGLLRTRVQILAPADVAGTAFLTLEREGKDDEQHMFLPALGKVRRISGSAKKGSFMGTDFSYADLETRDAEDNHCELVGEETLEGKKVWHLSTRPKTPDKDDAYSRAELWVQQETLVPVKIELFDRKEKLLKVLEVQKVEKRGERFVATESTMRNVQKETWTKMSLGEVDFSAEFPPETFTSRSLQRLAR, encoded by the coding sequence ATGAAGAAGCTGGTCCAGCCGATCGCCCTCGCCCTCCTCCTCCTTCCCGCCGCGGCGCGCGGCGAGGCCGAGACCTGCGCCTCCATCCTGGAGCGCTCCGAGGACAAGCTGGGGATGGGGGTGCAGAGCGGGAAGGCCGTCCTCGAGCTGGAGACCCACCCCCGCACCGGGAAGCCGCGGCAGCGCTCGCTGGAGATCCAGAGCATGCAGGAGGAGGGGCTGCTGCGGACCCGGGTGCAGATCCTCGCCCCCGCCGACGTGGCCGGCACCGCCTTCCTCACCCTGGAGCGCGAGGGGAAGGACGACGAGCAGCACATGTTCCTGCCGGCGCTGGGCAAGGTCCGGCGGATCAGCGGCTCGGCGAAGAAGGGCTCCTTCATGGGCACCGACTTCTCCTACGCCGACCTCGAGACCCGGGACGCCGAGGACAACCACTGCGAGCTCGTCGGTGAGGAGACCCTGGAGGGCAAGAAGGTCTGGCACCTCTCGACCCGCCCGAAGACCCCGGACAAGGACGACGCCTACAGCCGGGCCGAGCTCTGGGTGCAGCAGGAGACCCTGGTGCCCGTGAAGATCGAGCTCTTCGATCGCAAGGAGAAGCTGCTGAAGGTCCTCGAGGTCCAGAAGGTGGAGAAGCGGGGCGAGCGCTTCGTGGCCACCGAGTCGACGATGCGGAACGTGCAGAAGGAGACCTGGACCAAGATGTCCCTCGGCGAGGTCGACTTCTCCGCCGAGTTCCCCCCCGAGACCTTCACCTCGAGGTCACTGCAGCGCCTCGCCCGCTGA
- a CDS encoding GNAT family N-acetyltransferase, producing MRASADRRGRADALWRLERAAFVAGARPHALPGGELYLHPEVPEVWDASFVANLRFPLDVDRLLEAAAHGFSLAGCGHHKLWVRQADAFPTFGRRLVERGFSERRMVIMSAPTEALPPRRPPPAGLRIEPVRDSADRRDLAFAREGCRRDAPWFGPEVCRALDRWEDVQARTLGLQWLVAYLEDEPVGAVGLLETEDGASLQSLATVSHLRRQGIGQALIAKVRWLARSRGHATLSLLTDLDSDPQALYHRLGFLDTLEVRSYQRAI from the coding sequence ATGCGAGCGAGTGCCGACCGGCGAGGGCGGGCCGACGCCCTCTGGCGACTGGAGAGAGCGGCCTTCGTGGCCGGCGCCCGGCCCCACGCCCTGCCCGGCGGCGAGCTCTACCTCCACCCGGAGGTGCCCGAGGTCTGGGACGCCTCCTTCGTGGCCAACCTCCGCTTCCCCCTGGACGTGGACCGCCTCCTCGAGGCCGCCGCCCATGGTTTCTCCCTGGCGGGCTGCGGGCACCACAAGCTCTGGGTCCGGCAGGCCGACGCCTTCCCGACCTTCGGACGGCGGCTCGTCGAGCGCGGCTTCTCCGAGCGGCGGATGGTGATCATGAGCGCCCCCACCGAGGCGCTGCCCCCCCGCCGCCCGCCCCCCGCGGGCCTGCGGATCGAGCCGGTGCGTGACTCCGCGGACCGGCGAGACCTGGCCTTCGCCCGCGAGGGCTGCCGGCGGGACGCTCCCTGGTTCGGCCCCGAGGTCTGCCGGGCGCTGGACCGCTGGGAGGACGTGCAGGCCCGCACCCTCGGCCTGCAGTGGCTGGTCGCCTACCTGGAGGACGAGCCCGTCGGGGCGGTGGGGCTGCTCGAGACCGAGGACGGGGCCTCGCTCCAGAGCCTCGCCACCGTCAGCCACCTGCGCCGCCAGGGCATCGGCCAGGCGCTGATCGCCAAGGTGCGGTGGCTCGCCCGCAGCCGCGGCCACGCCACCCTCTCCCTGCTCACCGACCTGGACTCCGACCCCCAGGCGCTCTACCACCGCCTCGGCTTCCTGGACACGCTCGAGGTGAGGTCGTATCAGCGAGCCATCTGA